A window from Triticum aestivum cultivar Chinese Spring chromosome 6D, IWGSC CS RefSeq v2.1, whole genome shotgun sequence encodes these proteins:
- the LOC123144766 gene encoding protein FAR1-RELATED SEQUENCE 6 isoform X3, protein MDRTLAFQKLAWCSITTWRSTDSTVGGRPRYEPKFRKRASSTTNCPARIRVKLWGDKLLHVELANLDHNHPVSPAMARFLNSYKQLSGPAKRRLRMGGPGAMPVEEPSKMPVDKLGALEELLFGESKNHKFVERGRLKLQPGDSEALRLFFTRMQAKNANFFNVIDLDDEGCVRNVFWADAWSRAMYEYYNDAITLDTSYVVSKHDMPLVTFLGVNHHGQSVLLGCGLLSDETAETYTWLFKAWVACMSGNLPKAIITDQCRGIQSAVAEVVPGVRHRICLHQIMKKAADQLSGLSEYKAISKALQKAAYDSLTVDEFEGEWSTLITYNGLQGHDWLRSLYECRFSWVPIFLKDAFWAGMSATQRSETITPFFEGYVDLKTSLKQFLGKYVMILQSKYEKEAQADFETFHKQRPPVSKFYMEEQLSNVYTHNMFKKFQDEIEAIMYCHVSLMNGDGPISTFNVKECIFLEDGKRTMSKIFAVTYNTEEKDITCICGGFQFSGILCRHSLSVLKFQQVREVPSQYVLDRWKKDFRQLHVMGRLSSDVVPDNRVDRYDYLSMRCLQLVDSAVLSDKYRLALRLVREVEKFLLNSNTHDDTQPRIKSRIPKVKPNTVTGQNLVNVVTDNGNGGPKGPEASASAQASQIQKGVAEKAVVPAGYIGVPANVQQFMGNQAAMRPSIVYMVPSGVDPQAFGNGVLMPVMYQQMFQIPQQPNGAAQDTLANGKRKRPRAQKPTETSHQSNGTSGPAAG, encoded by the exons ATGGACAGGACATTGGCATTCCAGAAGTTGGCATGGTGTTCAATAACCACATGGAGGTCAACCGATTCTACCGTAG GAGGGCGTCCACGTTATGAGCCTAAGTTCAGGAAGCGGGCCTCATCAACCACCAATTGCCCAGCAAGGATCCGTGTGAAGTTATGGGGAGACAAATTGTTGCATGTAGAGTTGGCAAACCTTGATCATAATCATCCTGTGAGCCCAGCAATGGCAAGGTTCTTGAACTCTTATAAGCAGCTTTCTGGCCCTGCGAAGAGGCGGCTGCGTATGGGTGGACCTGGAGCTATGCCAGTTGAAGAGCCAAGCAAGATGCCTGTTGATAAGTTGGGTGCACTCGAGGAACTTCTGTTTGGAGAGAGCAAGAACCATAAGTTTGTTGAGAGGGGCCGTTTGAAGCTCCAACCTGGAGATTCAGAAGCACTTCGACTTTTCTTTACCCGAATGCAGGCCAAAAATGCAAACTTTTTCAATGTTATCGACTTGGATGATGAAGGCTGTGTCAGGAATGTTTTTTGGGCGGATGCATGGTCAAGAGCCATGTATGAGTATTATAATGACGCTATCACCCTTGACACTTCCTATGTGGTTAGTAAACATGATATGCCTCTTGTGACCTTTCTTGGGGTGAACCATCATGGCCAATCTGTCTTGTTGGGTTGTGGCCTGCTCTCTGATGAAACAGCAGAAACCTATACGTGGCTGTTTAAGGCGTGGGTAGCATGCATGTCTGGCAACCTTCCAAAGGCTATCATCACTGACCAATGCAGGGGCATCCAGAGTGCAGTTGCTGAGGTTGTTCCTGGAGTTCGCCATAGAATATGCTTGCATCAGATAATGAAAAAGGCGGCAGACCAATTAAGTGGGCTATCAGAGTACAAAGCTATCAGCAAGGCATTGCAAAAGGCTGCATATGATTCTTTAACAGTAGATGAGTTTGAAGGAGAATGGAGTACTTTGATCACATACAATGGGCTTCAGGGTCATGACTGGTTAAGATCACTTTATGAGTGCAGATTTTCATGGGTTCCTATCTTTCTTAAAGATGCTTTTTGGGCAGGAATGTCTGCTACACAAAGAAGTGAAACTATCACTCCTTTCTTTGAAGGGTATGTTGATTTGAAAACCTCTTTGAAGCAATTTCTTGGTAAGTATGTGATGATTTTGCAGAGCAAATACGAGAAAGAAGCCCAAGCAGATTTTGAGACATTTCATAAGCAACGTCCACCTGTTTCAAAATTCTATATGGAAGAACAGCTCTCAAATGTATACACCCATAACATGTTCAAGAAGTTCCAAGATGAGATTGAAGCCATTATGTACTGCCATGTATCTTTGATGAATGGTGATGGGCCCATCTCCACATTTAATGTCAAGGAATGTATTTTCCTTGAAGATGGTAAAAGGACTATGAGCAAGATTTTTGCAGTTACTTATAACACAGAGGAAAAGGATATAACTTGTATATGTGGAGGTTTCCAATTTAGCGGCATATTATGTAGGCATAGTCTCTCCGTGCTCAAGTTCCAACAGGTTCGTGAAGTTCCTTCACAGTATGTTCTTGATAGGTGGAAAAAGGATTTTAGACAGTTACATGTGATGGGACGACTTTCAAGTGATGTTGTTCCCGACAATCGTGTGGATAGATATGACTATTTGTCGATGAGATGCCTGCAGCTTGTTGACTCTGCAGTCCTGTCAGATAAGTATCGCCTTGCTTTGAGGCTGGTGAGAGAGGTTGAGAAGTTCCTATTAAATAGCAATACACATGATGATACACAGCCAAGGATCAAGTCTCGCATTCCTAAAGTAAAACCAAATACAGTGACTGGTCAAAATTTGGTGAATGTCGTTACTGACAATGGGAATGGTGGGCCCAAAGGACCAGAG GCTTCTGCATCGGCGCAGGCATCACAAATCCAGAAG GGAGTAGCAGAAAAGGCTGTAGTTCCTGCTGGTTACATTGGTGTGCCAGCTAACGTCCAGCAATTCATGGGCAATCAAGCTGCAATGCGCCCAAGTATTGTTTACATGGTTCCG AGTGGCGTTGACCCGCAGGCATTTGGAAATGGTGTTTTGATGCCAGTGATGTACCAGCAGATGTTCCAG ATACCTCAGCAGCCAAATGGAGCCGCGCAAGACACATTAGCAAACGGTAAAAGGAAGCGACCCCGTGCCCAGAAGCCAACAGAGACATCTCATCAGTCAAATGGAACCTCAGGACCTGCAGCTGGCTAA
- the LOC123141515 gene encoding uncharacterized protein isoform X1, protein MQRVVSRPRRSRQAMELQCNTLVANAELQCSGHGDVRRRRSCSATRRWAGRSCTAAGMVLHAGVRGGAAVQRAWWCAPAAELQCNGQSADEEGAAAAVQLVVLADRMVRQRRIRRYSDSTACTSRGSSLAQVRSSIKASHLFGWVTQDTFKTHY, encoded by the exons ATGCAGCGTGTGGTGTCGCGTCCTCGCAGATCTCGGCAGGCGATGGAGCTGCAGTGCAACACGCTGGTGGCCAATGCAGAGCTGCAGTGTAGCGGGCATGGTGATGTGCGCCGGCGGCGGAGCTGCAGTGCAACACGCCGGTGGGCGGGCCGGAGCTGCACTGCAGCGGGCATGGTGCTGCACGCCGGTGTGCGGGGCGGAGCTGCAGTGCAGCGGGCATGGTGGTGCGCGCCGGCGGCGGAGCTGCAGTGCAACGGTCAATCCGCGGATGAGGAGGGTGCGGCTGCTGCGGTTCAGCTTGTTGTATTGGCCGATCGAATGGTTCGCCAGCGACGGATCCGACG ATATAGTGATTCGACGGCCTGCACTTCTAGAGGATCATCCCTGGCCCAAGTACGTTCATCGATCAAGGCTTCCCATCTTTTTGGATGGGTGACTCAAGACACTTTCAAAACCCATTATTAG
- the LOC123141516 gene encoding putative cyclin-F2-1 — translation MAVMDPFTADLLSLPGAFSCAAGHRMEFDDAYLRAIGTLPPLPTVHLAPTHLDRAGALEDSEELPATLYAAALDAHLFHPPFLVPLPSLLPDRVVPDSKNTAARPHLSGFGFAPTPVDHAAAIECSVELPATCELYAAALDAHLFHPSFEVPAPSLLPDRVVPDCKNSATRPRLSDYDIDIDFNLREMEKNVEERPLPDYLKTVQGGRMSPSMRATLIFWMDDFTRHYDLAPGTLHRAVSYVDRVLSARTLSTARMDMEYELRLLGATAVFTAAKYEERGTRFKVNAAKIADDCGFATSKEVTDMECNMFAALRYELSGPTAYTFVDHFTRYSKGESDLEVQKLAHQLAETSLVDYRCLQLLPSAVAASAVFLARLILNPTASQVQKWNREFTELTGYKPTDLILGIQSLYMMNPDPRFVVLPEFL, via the coding sequence ATGGCTGTCATGGATCCCTTCACCGCCGACCTACTTTCTCTGCCCGGCGCCTTCTCATGCGCCGCCGGCCACCGCATGGAGTTCGACGACGCCTACCTCCGGGCGATCGGCACACTCCCTCCTCTTCCGACTGTCcacctcgctcccacccacctcgaCCGCGCCGGCGCACTCGAAGATTCCGAGGAACTCCCGGCGACGCTGTATGCCGCCGCACTCGATGCCCATCTTTTTCACCCGCCGTTCTTGGTGCCCTTGCCGTCCCTGCTTCCGGACCGCGTCGTCCCGGACTCCAAGAACACGGCGGCACGCCCGCATCTGTCCGGCTTCGGATTCGCTCCCACGCCCGTCGATCACGCCGCCGCAATCGAATGTTCCGTGGAGCTCCCGGCGACGTGCGAGCTGTACGCCGCCGCACTCGACGCCCATCTTTTTCACCCATCCTTCGAGGTGCCCGCACCGTCCCTGCTCCCGGACCGCGTCGTCCCGGACTGCAAGAACTCGGCCACGCGCCCGCGGCTCTCCGACTACGACATTGACATCGACTTCAACCTCCGGGAGATGGAGAAGAACGTCGAGGAGCGGCCTTTGCCGGACTACCTGAAGACGGTGCAGGGGGGTCGGATGAGCCCATCGATGCGTGCCACCCTCATCTTCTGGATGGACGACTTCACCCGGCACTACGACCTGGCCCCTGGCACGCTTCACCGTGCCGTCTCCTACGTCGACCGCGTCCTGTCGGCGCGAACCTTGTCTACGGCTCGCATGGACATGGAGTATGAGCTCCGTCTCCTGGGCGCCACGGCCGTCTTCACCGCCGCCAAATACGAGGAGCGGGGCACCAGATTCAAGGTGAACGCCGCGAAAATTGCCGACGACTGTGGGTTCGCCACGAGCAAGGAGGTGACCGACATGGAGTGCAACATGTTTGCGGCACTCCGGTACGAGCTCAGCGGACCAACGGCCTACACCTTCGTGGACCACTTCACCAGGTACAGCAAAGGAGAGAGCGACCTGGAGGTTCAGAAGTTGGCGCATCAGCTCGCCGAAACATCGCTGGTCGACTACAGATGCCTGCAGCTCCTGCCGTCCGCCGTGGCGGCGTCGGCGGTCTTTCTCGCCAGGCTGATCTTGAATCCAACGGCCAGCCAGGTGCAGAAGTGGAACAGAGAATTCACGGAGCTGACAGGGTACAAGCCCACGGACCTCATCCTTGGCATTCAGTCCTTGTACATGATGAATCCCGATCCTCGCTTCGTGGTCTTGCCAGAGTTCTTGTAA
- the LOC123144766 gene encoding protein FAR1-RELATED SEQUENCE 6 isoform X1, protein METEGAAPPPKNPPRRPRRRDLNALDPYLEESDGQDIGIPEVGMVFNNHMEVNRFYRRYARRVGFGVSVRRSSFSQEGTCLYLELMCCKGGRPRYEPKFRKRASSTTNCPARIRVKLWGDKLLHVELANLDHNHPVSPAMARFLNSYKQLSGPAKRRLRMGGPGAMPVEEPSKMPVDKLGALEELLFGESKNHKFVERGRLKLQPGDSEALRLFFTRMQAKNANFFNVIDLDDEGCVRNVFWADAWSRAMYEYYNDAITLDTSYVVSKHDMPLVTFLGVNHHGQSVLLGCGLLSDETAETYTWLFKAWVACMSGNLPKAIITDQCRGIQSAVAEVVPGVRHRICLHQIMKKAADQLSGLSEYKAISKALQKAAYDSLTVDEFEGEWSTLITYNGLQGHDWLRSLYECRFSWVPIFLKDAFWAGMSATQRSETITPFFEGYVDLKTSLKQFLGKYVMILQSKYEKEAQADFETFHKQRPPVSKFYMEEQLSNVYTHNMFKKFQDEIEAIMYCHVSLMNGDGPISTFNVKECIFLEDGKRTMSKIFAVTYNTEEKDITCICGGFQFSGILCRHSLSVLKFQQVREVPSQYVLDRWKKDFRQLHVMGRLSSDVVPDNRVDRYDYLSMRCLQLVDSAVLSDKYRLALRLVREVEKFLLNSNTHDDTQPRIKSRIPKVKPNTVTGQNLVNVVTDNGNGGPKGPEASASAQASQIQKGVAEKAVVPAGYIGVPANVQQFMGNQAAMRPSIVYMVPSGVDPQAFGNGVLMPVMYQQMFQIPQQPNGAAQDTLANGKRKRPRAQKPTETSHQSNGTSGPAAG, encoded by the exons ATGGAGACGGAGGGGGCGGCCCCCCCGCCCAAGAATCCCCCCCGCCGCCCCCGGCGCCGCGACCTCAACGCACTG GATCCATATTTAGAGGAATCTGATGGACAGGACATTGGCATTCCAGAAGTTGGCATGGTGTTCAATAACCACATGGAGGTCAACCGATTCTACCGTAGGTATGCCCGTCGTGTTGGTTTTGGTGTCTCGGTTAGGAGGTCCTCGTTCTCACAAGAAGGCACCTGCTTATATCTCGAGCTGATGTGCTGTAAAGGAGGGCGTCCACGTTATGAGCCTAAGTTCAGGAAGCGGGCCTCATCAACCACCAATTGCCCAGCAAGGATCCGTGTGAAGTTATGGGGAGACAAATTGTTGCATGTAGAGTTGGCAAACCTTGATCATAATCATCCTGTGAGCCCAGCAATGGCAAGGTTCTTGAACTCTTATAAGCAGCTTTCTGGCCCTGCGAAGAGGCGGCTGCGTATGGGTGGACCTGGAGCTATGCCAGTTGAAGAGCCAAGCAAGATGCCTGTTGATAAGTTGGGTGCACTCGAGGAACTTCTGTTTGGAGAGAGCAAGAACCATAAGTTTGTTGAGAGGGGCCGTTTGAAGCTCCAACCTGGAGATTCAGAAGCACTTCGACTTTTCTTTACCCGAATGCAGGCCAAAAATGCAAACTTTTTCAATGTTATCGACTTGGATGATGAAGGCTGTGTCAGGAATGTTTTTTGGGCGGATGCATGGTCAAGAGCCATGTATGAGTATTATAATGACGCTATCACCCTTGACACTTCCTATGTGGTTAGTAAACATGATATGCCTCTTGTGACCTTTCTTGGGGTGAACCATCATGGCCAATCTGTCTTGTTGGGTTGTGGCCTGCTCTCTGATGAAACAGCAGAAACCTATACGTGGCTGTTTAAGGCGTGGGTAGCATGCATGTCTGGCAACCTTCCAAAGGCTATCATCACTGACCAATGCAGGGGCATCCAGAGTGCAGTTGCTGAGGTTGTTCCTGGAGTTCGCCATAGAATATGCTTGCATCAGATAATGAAAAAGGCGGCAGACCAATTAAGTGGGCTATCAGAGTACAAAGCTATCAGCAAGGCATTGCAAAAGGCTGCATATGATTCTTTAACAGTAGATGAGTTTGAAGGAGAATGGAGTACTTTGATCACATACAATGGGCTTCAGGGTCATGACTGGTTAAGATCACTTTATGAGTGCAGATTTTCATGGGTTCCTATCTTTCTTAAAGATGCTTTTTGGGCAGGAATGTCTGCTACACAAAGAAGTGAAACTATCACTCCTTTCTTTGAAGGGTATGTTGATTTGAAAACCTCTTTGAAGCAATTTCTTGGTAAGTATGTGATGATTTTGCAGAGCAAATACGAGAAAGAAGCCCAAGCAGATTTTGAGACATTTCATAAGCAACGTCCACCTGTTTCAAAATTCTATATGGAAGAACAGCTCTCAAATGTATACACCCATAACATGTTCAAGAAGTTCCAAGATGAGATTGAAGCCATTATGTACTGCCATGTATCTTTGATGAATGGTGATGGGCCCATCTCCACATTTAATGTCAAGGAATGTATTTTCCTTGAAGATGGTAAAAGGACTATGAGCAAGATTTTTGCAGTTACTTATAACACAGAGGAAAAGGATATAACTTGTATATGTGGAGGTTTCCAATTTAGCGGCATATTATGTAGGCATAGTCTCTCCGTGCTCAAGTTCCAACAGGTTCGTGAAGTTCCTTCACAGTATGTTCTTGATAGGTGGAAAAAGGATTTTAGACAGTTACATGTGATGGGACGACTTTCAAGTGATGTTGTTCCCGACAATCGTGTGGATAGATATGACTATTTGTCGATGAGATGCCTGCAGCTTGTTGACTCTGCAGTCCTGTCAGATAAGTATCGCCTTGCTTTGAGGCTGGTGAGAGAGGTTGAGAAGTTCCTATTAAATAGCAATACACATGATGATACACAGCCAAGGATCAAGTCTCGCATTCCTAAAGTAAAACCAAATACAGTGACTGGTCAAAATTTGGTGAATGTCGTTACTGACAATGGGAATGGTGGGCCCAAAGGACCAGAG GCTTCTGCATCGGCGCAGGCATCACAAATCCAGAAG GGAGTAGCAGAAAAGGCTGTAGTTCCTGCTGGTTACATTGGTGTGCCAGCTAACGTCCAGCAATTCATGGGCAATCAAGCTGCAATGCGCCCAAGTATTGTTTACATGGTTCCG AGTGGCGTTGACCCGCAGGCATTTGGAAATGGTGTTTTGATGCCAGTGATGTACCAGCAGATGTTCCAG ATACCTCAGCAGCCAAATGGAGCCGCGCAAGACACATTAGCAAACGGTAAAAGGAAGCGACCCCGTGCCCAGAAGCCAACAGAGACATCTCATCAGTCAAATGGAACCTCAGGACCTGCAGCTGGCTAA
- the LOC123141515 gene encoding uncharacterized protein isoform X2 has protein sequence MQSCSVAGMVMCAGGGAAVQHAGGRAGAALQRAWCCTPVCGAELQCSGHGGARRRRSCSATVNPRMRRVRLLRFSLLYWPIEWFASDGSDGESFIDIMVQI, from the exons ATGCAGAGCTGCAGTGTAGCGGGCATGGTGATGTGCGCCGGCGGCGGAGCTGCAGTGCAACACGCCGGTGGGCGGGCCGGAGCTGCACTGCAGCGGGCATGGTGCTGCACGCCGGTGTGCGGGGCGGAGCTGCAGTGCAGCGGGCATGGTGGTGCGCGCCGGCGGCGGAGCTGCAGTGCAACGGTCAATCCGCGGATGAGGAGGGTGCGGCTGCTGCGGTTCAGCTTGTTGTATTGGCCGATCGAATGGTTCGCCAGCGACGGATCCGACG GTGAATCTTTCATCGACATCATGGTGCAGATATAG
- the LOC123144766 gene encoding protein FAR1-RELATED SEQUENCE 6 isoform X2 has translation MMVNPDPYLEESDGQDIGIPEVGMVFNNHMEVNRFYRRYARRVGFGVSVRRSSFSQEGTCLYLELMCCKGGRPRYEPKFRKRASSTTNCPARIRVKLWGDKLLHVELANLDHNHPVSPAMARFLNSYKQLSGPAKRRLRMGGPGAMPVEEPSKMPVDKLGALEELLFGESKNHKFVERGRLKLQPGDSEALRLFFTRMQAKNANFFNVIDLDDEGCVRNVFWADAWSRAMYEYYNDAITLDTSYVVSKHDMPLVTFLGVNHHGQSVLLGCGLLSDETAETYTWLFKAWVACMSGNLPKAIITDQCRGIQSAVAEVVPGVRHRICLHQIMKKAADQLSGLSEYKAISKALQKAAYDSLTVDEFEGEWSTLITYNGLQGHDWLRSLYECRFSWVPIFLKDAFWAGMSATQRSETITPFFEGYVDLKTSLKQFLGKYVMILQSKYEKEAQADFETFHKQRPPVSKFYMEEQLSNVYTHNMFKKFQDEIEAIMYCHVSLMNGDGPISTFNVKECIFLEDGKRTMSKIFAVTYNTEEKDITCICGGFQFSGILCRHSLSVLKFQQVREVPSQYVLDRWKKDFRQLHVMGRLSSDVVPDNRVDRYDYLSMRCLQLVDSAVLSDKYRLALRLVREVEKFLLNSNTHDDTQPRIKSRIPKVKPNTVTGQNLVNVVTDNGNGGPKGPEASASAQASQIQKGVAEKAVVPAGYIGVPANVQQFMGNQAAMRPSIVYMVPSGVDPQAFGNGVLMPVMYQQMFQIPQQPNGAAQDTLANGKRKRPRAQKPTETSHQSNGTSGPAAG, from the exons ATGATGGTCAATCCA GATCCATATTTAGAGGAATCTGATGGACAGGACATTGGCATTCCAGAAGTTGGCATGGTGTTCAATAACCACATGGAGGTCAACCGATTCTACCGTAGGTATGCCCGTCGTGTTGGTTTTGGTGTCTCGGTTAGGAGGTCCTCGTTCTCACAAGAAGGCACCTGCTTATATCTCGAGCTGATGTGCTGTAAAGGAGGGCGTCCACGTTATGAGCCTAAGTTCAGGAAGCGGGCCTCATCAACCACCAATTGCCCAGCAAGGATCCGTGTGAAGTTATGGGGAGACAAATTGTTGCATGTAGAGTTGGCAAACCTTGATCATAATCATCCTGTGAGCCCAGCAATGGCAAGGTTCTTGAACTCTTATAAGCAGCTTTCTGGCCCTGCGAAGAGGCGGCTGCGTATGGGTGGACCTGGAGCTATGCCAGTTGAAGAGCCAAGCAAGATGCCTGTTGATAAGTTGGGTGCACTCGAGGAACTTCTGTTTGGAGAGAGCAAGAACCATAAGTTTGTTGAGAGGGGCCGTTTGAAGCTCCAACCTGGAGATTCAGAAGCACTTCGACTTTTCTTTACCCGAATGCAGGCCAAAAATGCAAACTTTTTCAATGTTATCGACTTGGATGATGAAGGCTGTGTCAGGAATGTTTTTTGGGCGGATGCATGGTCAAGAGCCATGTATGAGTATTATAATGACGCTATCACCCTTGACACTTCCTATGTGGTTAGTAAACATGATATGCCTCTTGTGACCTTTCTTGGGGTGAACCATCATGGCCAATCTGTCTTGTTGGGTTGTGGCCTGCTCTCTGATGAAACAGCAGAAACCTATACGTGGCTGTTTAAGGCGTGGGTAGCATGCATGTCTGGCAACCTTCCAAAGGCTATCATCACTGACCAATGCAGGGGCATCCAGAGTGCAGTTGCTGAGGTTGTTCCTGGAGTTCGCCATAGAATATGCTTGCATCAGATAATGAAAAAGGCGGCAGACCAATTAAGTGGGCTATCAGAGTACAAAGCTATCAGCAAGGCATTGCAAAAGGCTGCATATGATTCTTTAACAGTAGATGAGTTTGAAGGAGAATGGAGTACTTTGATCACATACAATGGGCTTCAGGGTCATGACTGGTTAAGATCACTTTATGAGTGCAGATTTTCATGGGTTCCTATCTTTCTTAAAGATGCTTTTTGGGCAGGAATGTCTGCTACACAAAGAAGTGAAACTATCACTCCTTTCTTTGAAGGGTATGTTGATTTGAAAACCTCTTTGAAGCAATTTCTTGGTAAGTATGTGATGATTTTGCAGAGCAAATACGAGAAAGAAGCCCAAGCAGATTTTGAGACATTTCATAAGCAACGTCCACCTGTTTCAAAATTCTATATGGAAGAACAGCTCTCAAATGTATACACCCATAACATGTTCAAGAAGTTCCAAGATGAGATTGAAGCCATTATGTACTGCCATGTATCTTTGATGAATGGTGATGGGCCCATCTCCACATTTAATGTCAAGGAATGTATTTTCCTTGAAGATGGTAAAAGGACTATGAGCAAGATTTTTGCAGTTACTTATAACACAGAGGAAAAGGATATAACTTGTATATGTGGAGGTTTCCAATTTAGCGGCATATTATGTAGGCATAGTCTCTCCGTGCTCAAGTTCCAACAGGTTCGTGAAGTTCCTTCACAGTATGTTCTTGATAGGTGGAAAAAGGATTTTAGACAGTTACATGTGATGGGACGACTTTCAAGTGATGTTGTTCCCGACAATCGTGTGGATAGATATGACTATTTGTCGATGAGATGCCTGCAGCTTGTTGACTCTGCAGTCCTGTCAGATAAGTATCGCCTTGCTTTGAGGCTGGTGAGAGAGGTTGAGAAGTTCCTATTAAATAGCAATACACATGATGATACACAGCCAAGGATCAAGTCTCGCATTCCTAAAGTAAAACCAAATACAGTGACTGGTCAAAATTTGGTGAATGTCGTTACTGACAATGGGAATGGTGGGCCCAAAGGACCAGAG GCTTCTGCATCGGCGCAGGCATCACAAATCCAGAAG GGAGTAGCAGAAAAGGCTGTAGTTCCTGCTGGTTACATTGGTGTGCCAGCTAACGTCCAGCAATTCATGGGCAATCAAGCTGCAATGCGCCCAAGTATTGTTTACATGGTTCCG AGTGGCGTTGACCCGCAGGCATTTGGAAATGGTGTTTTGATGCCAGTGATGTACCAGCAGATGTTCCAG ATACCTCAGCAGCCAAATGGAGCCGCGCAAGACACATTAGCAAACGGTAAAAGGAAGCGACCCCGTGCCCAGAAGCCAACAGAGACATCTCATCAGTCAAATGGAACCTCAGGACCTGCAGCTGGCTAA